The Carassius carassius chromosome 28, fCarCar2.1, whole genome shotgun sequence region GAAGGCTTGGGGCTACagtttcaacacacacacagctccctTGCCATGCCCCATGTGATGAGGGTCAGTAGATGTTTTTCTGTTCCTGATGAGAGTCTAAGAGAAGGAAACTTTGAGAAACTTAAAGCCTGACGTGAAATAATAGTCTAAAAATTCCTTTTGAAATGTATTAGTCTTTAATGGCTCATGTAGTATGATAGTGAGATACTGAGCTTATAATTGAGAATGAAAAACAGTTCTATATTattcatcttattttatttttttataaattattttattattttggtgcagatgctgatgCAAATTCTGCTCTCAGAATTCTATATCAATGTAGCagaccacttaaaaaaaaaaagttctattaATATCAGTTGTGACTATATTTCCCGAAAATATGACATGGAATTTAAATCAGCAAAAAGACAAGCTGAAAGTAGACTTTTTTACAGGTAAACTAAAGGTTCTTGCACACACATTTTCATCCTTTCCTATAAAAATGCTTGCTACGAATGTGAAAACGCAGAAAATTGAACCTGATTTGAATTTTATGATGGATGAAAGTTTTGGAGGCAGTGTGTAAACCTTATTGACAAAAtgtgaagtatttatttttttagagtgcAAAAATTTCTAACCTTTTGAGAGATTTCTCAATGACTTTAAGACTTTGACTTGCTAACTGAATGTCTAAACTATCAATCAGCTGATAAAAGGCATatagtaaattgtgcacaacAGGTTTTTCAAGCAAAAGTTGTTCATTTTGAGGCCATTTACATGTAATTTTAGAGAGCGATGTGGCCAAAGGTTTGTTTCTATATAAACCTGTTTGATTCAGGATccttcctgtgtttttttttttgtctttcggTCTCCTTCAGCAAATGGTGGGGTGTCTTTCCCAGCTCCATCCGGCAGATATCACCTATTTAAAGTGCTCTCTGAGTACTAACTGCAGATTCAAGAAGTATTCCTCAAAGATTGCTGATTTTAATGACCCGCTCGATCTGGCCGATAAAATGATTGAGGTCTGCGGGCTGGGAGAAGCTCTGCATATGACCATACGAGGCATACAAAATGTCGGAAACGACGCTCTGGCAGAATACCTGAGGAAGACCTGCAGAAGAGGTACAGCAGattcaactttttttcttttttttttttttttggaggagcTTGGCAGACTCCTAAAATGCTTATTGAGTTTCATgcacaatttaaacaaaaaaaggaaaatgtcaaCTGACTCATAATAAAATCATTGCCAAGATAATTTACATGTTGCCTGTCATAGACTCATGTGGTTAAGAAAATGGACAAGTCTTTTTTAAGAAAAACTTGGGAGGTGTATTCTGAAACGCATTTGAATAATTAGGTTATCAATGATCAGTAATgggataaatgtgttttatatagtataaaattaaaaaaaaaatttttttttaatttatccttTGAATGTTAGGTTAGAAATGTTGATGACAGTATTTAgaacatttaaagttttttttttttttaaacgtttaaaatgtttgtattatgTTAAAAAAGCTTAGTCACTTTCagcaacaataaaatattttctagtcTATTTTTGCTCCTCTAACctggaataaaatataatttatagacgatgcacagctgtattttcagcatcattcctccagtcttcagtgtcacatgatcttcagaaatcattctaatatgctgatttgctgctcaaggaacatttattattattatcaatgttgacaacagttgtgctgctttatattgttgtgaaattattttgtgaAAAACCCATTAGATTCTtttagcatttatatgaaatggaAACATTGAAACTCTTGTaacattgaaaatgtattttacattcacttttgataaatttaatgcaccctCGCTATATAGGAGTTAATTTCTTGGaacttttaaacggtagtgtaaACAGTCCTTTGTGACTCACTATAATGACTAAACGCATCACATATGGAAAGAACAACATCCAACATTATGCTTTAcaaaagtttttagttttttttaatctagcaAAGTTAATTTCAGTATAGAATATGGTATAAAATAAACCTGGTAATGTATAAAATAACTTTCTTTGTCTTTATATTCAGTCcctgattttcttttgtttctttccaGCCGTGTTACAGCATGACCTGAAGTTAGCCCACGACCGACGCTATTACTACCTCTACGAAGGCCGATGTCGACCAGGACGGCAGCGGTACATCAGCGACGTTTACGTCGAGCCCGTAACAGTCATCAGAGGCATTAGGGAGCCCATCAACCTCGAGAATGAGGTCTATAAGATACCATATACGATCAAGGAAACCCAAATCAGAGCCGCCGATATATTTCGACCCCTTCCTCATGAACAGAAACCCATCCGTACGATCATGATGACTGGAATTCCCGCCTGCGGTTTAACGGTAGCCGTGAATAAGTTCATCATTGATTGGAAGGAGGGAAAAAACAATCAGGATTTTCAATTAGTCTTCCCTTTGCCAGCAAAAGAGCTACACCTTGGGAAAGATGGAAATCCGAGCTTCCTAGAGCTGCTCGGTAGCTTTTTCGCAGAAGCCGATGACATTAAATTCATCGAGAAGCCCGATTGCTTGAGTCTCTTCATCATTGACGCTCTAGAACTTTGCAAACACAACCTGGACTTTAAAAACAATGAAGTTATCACAAGCGCCAGGGAGAAAGCACCATTAGATGCCCTTCTCACCAGCCTAATAAAAGGCACTTTGCTTCCTAACGCACGAGTTTGGATCACCAGCCATGTCACTGCCTCCCACCGAATTCCTTCAGAGCTAATCGACAGGTATGTAGAGTTAAGAGGATTCACGGATGAGATGAAGAAAGAGTATTTCACCAAGAGAACCACTGACCCTGAGCTCGGGAGGAAGGTTTATAACCACATGAAGAGCTCCAAAGCCCTTGAGATCATCTGCCACCTTCCTCTCTTCAGCTGGATGGTGGCGTTCATCTTCGAACGAGGGTTTCAAGATCCTGAGTACGGCAAACAGCCGCCTGGCATCACGACGTTTTATGCCCAGTTGATCGTCGTGCAGATGAACCGCTCATTCGAGAAGTACCGCGGCTGTAACGTTGAGGCACAGAAGTGGAGGGATGAAGATAAGTCGTTTATTGAGATGATGGGGAAAATGTCCTTTCAGTTGATAAAAGAAGGTCGGGATTGGTTTACGGTGGAAGATTTGAAGTCTGTCGGCCTGACCTATGAAGATTTGCGCAGTCGCGATGAATTAACCACTGAGGTCAAACGAGAGAATGAAGACATTCGTACTTGGATCTTCAAGTTTGTTCACCTTACCGTTCAAGAGTATATGGCGGCCATGTACGTCTATGTAGCGTTTAGGAAACATGATAAAAACATGATCGAACCAAGCAAAATGTCTTGGTTTCAAGGTCAAAACAAGGATCGGCCTGTGATTGAACTGTACCGTCCTGCCATCGACCGCGCGCTGGCGTCTCCCAATGGTCATCTGGACATGTTCCTGCGCTTCCTGATCGGATTGGTGACTCCAGGGACTGAGGAGAACCTGCACGGATACCTGCTCAGTCACTACCACCCCAAAGCCAAAGGCACGGAAGATGTGGTCAAATACATCAACAAAACAATTAGCGATAAAAACACCCATCCTGACAGGAGAAGAAATCTGGAGTTGTGTCTGGTGGAGCTGGAGGAAGGCAAACAGGGAAGATGAGAAGAAATAGGAGAGTGTTGATCTGTTAAGCGGGACTGTGAAACACTAAACTAAACGCAGTGTCCCACAGGAACAATTccgttaaagggatggttcacccggTCATTATTTATAATTCTGGTCAAAAGTTTAGGATTCATTtggatttatgtttttgaaaagtctcttCCGAGGCTGCATAGATTGGATCAGAAACGGTGATCTTGTGAAATGTTATTTcggtttaaaatagctgttttcattTTGAGTGCATGTTAAAATGTAAGTAGTAATGCAatcactactccagtcttcagtttgatacttcagaaatcattctaatatgctgattaattattgtcaattgttttttttctcttccaagaTTCTTTGACGAATAGAACATATGAaacaatcttttgtaacattataaatgtctttactgtcagttttgatcaatttaatgtagcaTTAGAAATGTATCTTATGAAGCAAaacatcatattaaaatgatttctgaagatcatgtgacactgaagactggaggaatgatgctgaaaacacagctgcacatcacagaaataaattgcatttttaaaatatattcaaatagaaaacactttaAATTCTAATTTCGTTTCacttgtttttactgcattttagaTCAAAAACAGAAGAGATTTTCAGAAACATAAGACAAAAATCCTAAAGATACCAAACTTTTGATTAGTAGTGTACATCAATAATATCTTTGGTCACTGCAGATTTTATTGATTGGGAGAatactttttcttttcctttttgttcTGATAAAATCCACTGATTTGAGAGACACAGTGGTGTGTAAATGATAAATTCAGTTGGGTTTATGGGGTGAGCTGTTCCTTTAACTCTTTTTGGTGTTGTGAGCTGAGAACATCAGTTTGCTTGTTTTAGTCAGTATGATGATGTGCTTGCTTTAGGCTTTTCTACAGCTTGAGCCAATATGAAAAAGCCATTTATAGCACTAATAAATGTTAAAGTTAGACAGTGCTTCAAAGGGATGTGCACTTTAACAACAATTTCTGCTTTCCAGAATCACAAGGACCTTAAGAAGAAAACAATCTATCAAACATTATTCATTAAGCAGTAACGTGAATAATTATAGACTATTATCCTGACACAGCAGCAtgatattatgtttttattcatttttatttgcttATATAAGCAGTAATTGTTTTATCAGATCTTAAGAAATCATAAGAGATTGATAGATTTTACTTTCATCGTTTGCTTCAGATTTACAATTTTGAAATTGTTCTGTTAGTCCGGTCCACTGATATATACTGACAATTGATGGATTTGAGATAAAGTAGTATTTAATTAGCtgttacttctttttttacatttttttatttttataagaagAGTGTGGGTTGCGAAGCCAAAGGTTTGTCGATTCATGCATGATCATCACCACAGTGGTTAGTCCAtgataaacatttataataaaagtgCTTGTAAAGGAGGGATGTTTCTTTCCATATAGAatttataaataacataaaaaaattaatacaatgtATATGCATTCTTTATAGCAAAgatgtttatatatttctataaacattTGCAATGATTTGGAactttcatgcatttttaaaatgcaattattaccattttttattcattatttttttctaggCTTATTGACTTGTAACTAAAAACAATTATTACTGAAAGTAATTTTAGTAGCCAAATTTTGccccatgatttaaaaaaataaaaatgcattaattgcaattaaatgtgtaatttatgcatatattttattaaaaatatcataAGTTGTTTAAATAACACGGTGCAGTTGTTGTTGCTTGGATAGAGCCCCCAGGCTAAAATCTACAGATTTTAAAATCTGATTTTCCGATCTTTGCCGATGTTGCCCGAGTCCCCGCCGTGTGCTGCATCGGATGTATCGTGACGAACGTTCCGAGTTAAAGATGTGTTCACGGTTCTTCCTCCATGAGGCGTTTTGAGGTCCAGAAGCCTACAGTGGTTTTTCTGTTTTTGGAGACATTTGTACGATGCAAATCTTTaaccatttaaatattttaatttcaagaATTGCTGCATGTGTCAGTGATGTTAATCTGCCTAAGTATTCTTTTAGAAGATGATCCAGCGTCATCTATTAATCGTAAGTGATTGTGATTGGTCCATCCTGTCATATGGTGAAAAAGTAGCACGtgacctatttaaaaaaaaaaacagtgcagacagtaatttatattacatttaatgatCACAAAGATAAACTTTAACAGccgtcacataaaaaaaaataaacagtgacttgtcaaaataaaaagcacccaATTTGTAACACCTACTTCCGTTCTACTCGCTCACCATTTCTGTTCATGCGGCGCGTGTCGGAAAAGTTCGCGAATTTTCCCGAACGCCTCGCGTGAGTTTCCGGCAGAGGAGCAATCCGGCGTCTAACGCAgttcaatataataaaaacaacgtTTTTAAAGGTTGTGAATACTTGATTTGTGTCGTGAAGTGTCCGTGATGTCCGTGCTGTGTTATAATAAAGGCTGCGGCCAGAGGTTTGATCCAGAAAGCAACCCTGAAGGTGAGTGTTTATCATGAACTTTACTAATCATCTAAAGTCTGCGCATTCATTTGTAAGTTATACAGCTCTATTTAATATTGACCTTTTCTGTTTCAGTGGGCTTCCATGGCTCTGGTTTTCTGTTTgcttaatgcataaatataaataacgtTGCTTTGTTCATTGTTTATGATTTAGCACATGCATTTATGCTCATTTGAACTGCATAGAACAGTATGATGGCTTTTACATGACAAAACACTGCAATATACTTTATATTTGAAAGTCATTAACAAACATATAATACATGATATTTAATGGAAATGTCACATAACTTTGCGTtataatttgctttatttttttaaagaagaatacACTAAAGAGAAACTAAGTAAATATCTGAATTAATAATAAAGAATTAGtatatagaataaataaatacatacatttgcaTGCAGAGAACTTTGTTTATAGTGTATTGTTCattagttttaagtgtaaaatcaTGTTTTGCAGATGCATGTACGTACCATCCAGGAGTTCCTGTGTTCCATGATGCTCTGAAGGTGAGTGTTTGAGAATCCTGGGAATAGAAATATTCATTCTTTACATAATTATCTATATTGCTGTATCATTGAAAACAATGTTATCTCACACTATCCCTTTGCACAGTTGCAAACAAATTGCatattgattttgattttgtaCTATTTACTTGTATTTATTGGTGTCAGTGttgagaaaatatttatttagttgttttttttttaacgttaTTTCTCTCTGGTTTCTTCAGGGTTGGTCGTGTTGTAAGAGACGCACGACAGACTTCTCAGATTTTCTTAGCATTGCGGTAAGTGGCTCAGATCCCAGGTCTTTTAAAGTTTAGTGAAACATTTTATACTCAATTACATGTGTCCTACTGGTCTAAATACATGCTTTGCATTTAATTCTCAAACAGTCCCTTTTGTAAAAAGTTCAATTATATTCTAACCAGATATCAGAACTGAGTCAAATTCTTTCAGAATCTTAGTCTCAGATTTATCGCAGAATTCTAGCATTAAAATAAAGCTATAAAATCCCCGTTCTTGCAGATTCGTCCATGCATGTCTCATCATCTCATCTCTGAAATACCTCCACATGCTTGTTTTTGTCAGGGCTGCACTAAAGGTCCTCATAACAGTGAGAAGCCTCTGGAACCCGTGAAACCAGACGTGAAGGTGTCTGGAGAGAAGAAAGAGCTGGAGGATCTCAAACCCAGGTTTAACGAGTACGTCATCCAGGCGCCCAAACCGCTGGAGTTCATACAGAGACCCAGGTGActcctcatcttcatcttcatcattatTAGACACtcgtcttctgtagagctgctttagaGCTGAAATAGAATCATTTCTGTGGTTTCTGAGTTGTGCAACATTAACAGGTTTGTATTTTCTAATTTGAGATGTTTTGTCTCTGATAAATGTGCTGCTGTGTTCAGCTCTGATGAGCCGCTGGTGGAGATTCAGAGGAAAGTGGCTCCGTCTCTCAGTCAGGCACTCGAGAAGCTCAGACTCGCCGGCGCTGAGCAACCTGAAGAAAAAGGTAACGCTGCACCAAAACAAAGCTTGtcgaatttttttatttttttatttaaacacattCTGAAGTTTTGCATTTCCAAAAAGTGGTGAATGGAATCAGTATATTTATAGCAAATTATATCAAGTGAATCCAGTTCTTTGTTCTGAAAATAGAAATGAACAggctatatacaaaaaaaataaaaactccttaaatattataattaataataatatataaagtataataataataaagtatatttttaaagaaatataaatagtTTCTCATTGTATTTTGATGGCTTTCATGGCTGTTGCATGCAAAACCTGAACTGAATGCATTTGTGATTTCCAGACGAGGACGGAGGTGAGGTCAAAACTGGGACGACTTGTAAAAATGGAGGCTGCttgaaggttaaaaaaaaacatttgttctgTATTTATTGTGCacaaaaaattgtacaataaggtctcattagCTAACAGTAGTGAATGCATTAATAAAGAGCAATGCATTTGTTATTAATACATCTTTGTTTAATGGTAAATAATTAAAGGcataattaattaacattatacaataatataatatatacaattataaataacgataaatcatgttttttttattgttgttttattgtgttagctgtattttttaacctaatcaaaataacccaactggAGTTTGATTGAGATTTATTaaaatgcacaataaataaatcatgatttTTGTTATCTGTTTTTGCGAATGAACTCCGTcatctatatatgtatttatatatccaATGTTAGCAagtgaaaccttattgtaaacccatttttataattaaataagcaTGCTTATATTATGTGATCCTGATTATCAGACATACAAGGGACCGAAGACTGATGAGGAGATGTGTTTATATCATCCCGGGGTGCCCATCTTCCACGAAGGGTGAGGAGCATTTACAGTAAAACAACGCTGGACAGTGTTTTGTGACCGTGTttttaataacatgcatttatattCACATTTCAGGATGAAGTACTGGAGCTGCTGTAAGAGGAAGACATCAGATTTTAACTCCTTCCTGTCTCAGGAGGGCTGTAATAAAGGATCACACCAGTGGAGGAAAGACACGGTGAGcggcagcatcacacacacacacacacacacacacacatcaggtcAGGATGATGTAATGTGATGTACAGTGATTCGCATGATGTTTCTTGTCCTCCAGGGAAAGAAAGTGGCTCCATGTAGATTTGATTGGCACCAGACAGGAAGTCAGGTAACCATGTCCATCTATGCGAAGAACTCGAACCCTGAGCTCTGTTCTGTGGAAGCCAACAGCGTCTCGGTGAGTGTGTGTTAtattacaaatgtgtttttattttgaagttaaCTGTAGCATTCTCTCgtgatattgtttattatttttctgtcactgtgttgtTTGATGAAGGATGTGTAATTTATCTACAGCTCAAAATACATCTAAACTTTGAGGGAGATAAAGAGTTTGAGCTGAAGATGAATCTGTGGGGCGTGAGTATCATGAACCAACATTTATCTGCTGTATATCAATATATCTTTTCTGAAATGAGTTATATCTGTGCATCAATTTAAACTCGATAGGTGATTGACATCAGTAAGAGTGTCGTTAACATGATGGCTGCTAAAGTGGAGGTAGTCATGAAGAAGGCGGAGCCTATGACCTGGGCCCGGCTGGACCTGCCGCCTCCGAAGCCTGAACCGACCAATGAGAAGACAGAGAATCAAGACGGAGAGCGAGTGATTGCTTGATGAGCCAGACGGCTGTGATTAATGATGAAACCTGCAGTCACCTTACAGTCACCACACACTGTTCAACTAAGAAACGAGAAGAgattatttattcaattaattaGAGTTCATAAAAATCATAATGTCGGATGAGCACGACAACAGTAGACCATTTAATTTGACGTGAATGAAAAGCTGTGAGTGATGGAAGTACATTTAAACAAtcctacattattattattattattatcaatggtaAAAACGTTGTATATTAGTTGTCTTTAACTGTTGAAGCCGATGACGTTTATATAACATCACAGCAGTCAACTTTTACAATTTGTTTTCACCCATCGGGAATTAAAAACGTTTTCAGGATATTTTTGTCCATTGTAAATTTgcaattacatatttaattgggTGAACAATTAATAAGCATAACCATctctcacagccttgttttcattgGCGTCAGATTTAATATGTCATCAATTTTTACTGAAGTCTTTCTTAAAGGGTTTCAGATATCATTCGTTTTTTTACTTGAAGTAACATCATTATTAGCTGAGGATTTGGTTTAGACTTGTTTTCACGGTCTCTCTGTAATGTGGTCGATTCCTCTAATATGTGAGTGTTGTCAGCATTTACACAATATATACttctttttgtttgatttttccaTTCCACGTTGTTGTCTGATTTACAGCCTTCTGAATTCTCATAATTTCCTCTCATGCACTTTCACCTACTCTTTTGCTCCTGTAAACACATGCTGTGTAGACTTACTCAGGTTTGGTTCAAATCCAACTAAAAAAAGCACAGTAAATCATGAAAAAAACCATGCATTTGCGTCTGAATTGATCTTTTATGGCACTGTCTCATGTTACTGTAAACATTAAATCATTGTACCGTACTCTCATATTTGTCTTTTTGTCTCCTTTAATCTAATTTCaggtaatgttttaattaatctttGCTAAAAAGCATGCATTTGACATGAACATTTACATGGTTTTAAAAAATTCATTTGTAGTTTACTGATTTTACAGATTTTTCCATTAAGACAATATATGCAAAAATGGTTTTGCAAACAGTTCACTCATATGCAACAATTTGCAAACTGTTGCTTCCATGATTGACCGTTTTTCAATCTAATTGTTTAACATGAGGTCAAATGGTCACAATTTTAGGAACTATTTTATGACATCTCAGAATTATTTTTATCAAATCATATGTGTGAAATGTGCTTAGGGTTGTAACACTGCAGTCACTCATAGGTTGTGTACTAAACTAAGACAATTAATGCCATCCCTGCATTTTGTCCACTACAAATCTCTTTGGATGAAAGACAtctgcttaaaggaatagttcagccaaaaatgcaattttactGCAATTGTGTCTGCCCTCGGGTCATTCTGGATGTGGGGTGAGTTTTTTGTTCATGATAACATTTGGAGAAATGCTGTGTTACATCACTCGCTCactagtggatcctctgcagtgaatgggtgccgtcagaatgagagtctgataatgagctgataaaaacatcacaataacatcactccagtccatcagttaatatctGGAGAAGACATAAGCTGcgtgtttgcaagaaacaaaacCAGCACTAAGATGTTTTAACTTAAAAgcgttgcttctggctaaaatacaggtccataatgtaaatgtgaaaagtcttctcgtctgaatcaggagagaaatctgcccAGATCAAGCACCGTTAACAAGCCAAAGCAGTTTAGTATTTAGAATAGTATAACATGCTTCTGAACAAGAAAAGATGGATTTTGATGTATGAGACAAGAGGAGATGGACTTTTCCACTGGAAGAAGTGTTTTATTATAGATTAagaactcatattttggccagaagtaaccatttaaagttaaaaacttaTTGACGGATTTGTTACAAACATTCTCAAGAcactaactgatggactggagtggtgtggattattgtgatgattttattgtGATTAGtgtgatgagacactgatgcaatattacatttctctaaatctgatgaagaaacaagctctcCATCTCGGTTGGCCTgaagctgaaaatgtactcaccaaaatgtcattttcaggtgaactattccattaataTTTGACCGTTTATCTGCTCTCTTCTGAGAGTCAGATCTACATGTGAAAAATCAAACACTGACATCTGAACGGTTTGGCTGATATGTTATAGTCCCGCATCCACAGCATGTTTTGATATCCAGAAGTGAAGGAAGGCCGTCTAGCTGACGACAGGCTCTAGCGTCTCTGCGGCTGCATTGATAGTGAAGGCAGCGATGCTGATTTGGCGTTTGACCTCGTCCCAGGCCTTCTGCGGGTCCACTGCGTTCTCGATGTCAAACAAAGCATCATAAATCCCTGGGAAAGACTCACCCGCATATTTATTGTGACTGCTGGGCGCAAATATGATATGCCTGGAAGagacgagagagagaaaaacaacaacatgtaaTCAGACAGAGGTAATACTTAAACTGATCTGAAAACAGCCAAGTGGTTATTACTGTCATAATGGAAGCACAGGTCATGTACATTTGGGATTTAACAGAAGCAGACCTAGAAGAAGTGTTCTTTTGAGCTCTGAAACTACAAAACGTGCTTTATGCAAGAGCAAAAACAAACCACTAATCTCAAGCATTCAACTTGAGTGCATTACTCATCTGTGACTGCAATTTGACAGATTTTCCCTGACAAATGTTATAATTAGTAAACAAAATCCCATAgatagtaaataaattaatacttcatTTATCAAAGATGTgtcaaaaataacagtaaagttaaaatatataaatgctgtttttttttaactttctattaatgTGTGGattctaaaaaataatatttatcatggtttccacacaaATACAAAGCAGCACAATTATTCtctaaatttataataaataagaaatgtttgtttgtttttatttatgtgttttcattttgattagaaattttgttaaatgttttgcatttcgTTGCATGTTTTTGatgcttttttaatgtctatgtagtttctattcatttttatttcagttttagatattttagtacatcaagtaaaaaaaaaaagtttttttcattatatttattattctttcttttttttgtaacaagTAGTAAAAGTAAACATATTgtggtttcagttttagttaactacaagCCTAGTTCCCCTTGTCAAGCGGTCATTAATGGTTCTCTGAACTTCATGTCGTGATGACAGATAGTGGTCACCTGTAAAACGGTCTCCCAGGCAAACCCAGCGGATCAGTGAAAGCTCTCTCTAAATACATC contains the following coding sequences:
- the LOC132107699 gene encoding NLR family CARD domain-containing protein 3-like — translated: MSNFGDDSDSEVDRIMTDRPPSSYGSMQSDHEDEEEDEFEEPPIKLPAARVRLYRSDSPETAITERTNTNQSSIYNDGPVLKPQYSMHGADSHDQYSINIEPSIAEPPELQSDLRTEAAMDGEQNDRDSEMNERDPQEQQNESAAMEEEEQAEATKDDDDFDEIVVGFEEPKDPPRPPEEGLGLQFQHTHSSLAMPHVMRQMVGCLSQLHPADITYLKCSLSTNCRFKKYSSKIADFNDPLDLADKMIEVCGLGEALHMTIRGIQNVGNDALAEYLRKTCRRAVLQHDLKLAHDRRYYYLYEGRCRPGRQRYISDVYVEPVTVIRGIREPINLENEVYKIPYTIKETQIRAADIFRPLPHEQKPIRTIMMTGIPACGLTVAVNKFIIDWKEGKNNQDFQLVFPLPAKELHLGKDGNPSFLELLGSFFAEADDIKFIEKPDCLSLFIIDALELCKHNLDFKNNEVITSAREKAPLDALLTSLIKGTLLPNARVWITSHVTASHRIPSELIDRYVELRGFTDEMKKEYFTKRTTDPELGRKVYNHMKSSKALEIICHLPLFSWMVAFIFERGFQDPEYGKQPPGITTFYAQLIVVQMNRSFEKYRGCNVEAQKWRDEDKSFIEMMGKMSFQLIKEGRDWFTVEDLKSVGLTYEDLRSRDELTTEVKRENEDIRTWIFKFVHLTVQEYMAAMYVYVAFRKHDKNMIEPSKMSWFQGQNKDRPVIELYRPAIDRALASPNGHLDMFLRFLIGLVTPGTEENLHGYLLSHYHPKAKGTEDVVKYINKTISDKNTHPDRRRNLELCLVELEEGKQGR
- the chordc1a gene encoding cysteine and histidine-rich domain-containing protein 1a isoform X2 — translated: MSVLCYNKGCGQRFDPESNPEDACTYHPGVPVFHDALKGCTKGPHNSEKPLEPVKPDVKVSGEKKELEDLKPRFNEYVIQAPKPLEFIQRPSSDEPLVEIQRKVAPSLSQALEKLRLAGAEQPEEKDEDGGEVKTGTTCKNGGCLKTYKGPKTDEEMCLYHPGVPIFHEGMKYWSCCKRKTSDFNSFLSQEGCNKGSHQWRKDTGKKVAPCRFDWHQTGSQVTMSIYAKNSNPELCSVEANSVSLKIHLNFEGDKEFELKMNLWGVIDISKSVVNMMAAKVEVVMKKAEPMTWARLDLPPPKPEPTNEKTENQDGERVIA
- the chordc1a gene encoding cysteine and histidine-rich domain-containing protein 1a isoform X1, translating into MSVLCYNKGCGQRFDPESNPEDACTYHPGVPVFHDALKGWSCCKRRTTDFSDFLSIAGCTKGPHNSEKPLEPVKPDVKVSGEKKELEDLKPRFNEYVIQAPKPLEFIQRPSSDEPLVEIQRKVAPSLSQALEKLRLAGAEQPEEKDEDGGEVKTGTTCKNGGCLKTYKGPKTDEEMCLYHPGVPIFHEGMKYWSCCKRKTSDFNSFLSQEGCNKGSHQWRKDTGKKVAPCRFDWHQTGSQVTMSIYAKNSNPELCSVEANSVSLKIHLNFEGDKEFELKMNLWGVIDISKSVVNMMAAKVEVVMKKAEPMTWARLDLPPPKPEPTNEKTENQDGERVIA